The Thalassotalea nanhaiensis genome has a window encoding:
- the pabB gene encoding aminodeoxychorismate synthase component I: protein MKQENNASYFTTLLDCTNGLTPEQLFEHWANDTWAFWLDSGDSEHVDCHYDIMVFDPVVTLKTSINSTRIQWLASDELEISTDDPLLLVKHTLQKVFPDNVEEQQGIPFCGGAVGYFSYDLGRRFEKLPATSSIDITMPEMAVGIYKSAIVYDRTTKQFCLISFENNLKQLTEQIETKLSVQSSQLEEFKLTSDWRSNMSKQQYSDNFFKVQDYLLSGDCYQINLAQRFSAMYQGEEFNAYKKLRHSNNAPFSAFMRIEDGVILSVSPERFLQLKHQKVQTKPIKGTRPRSNISDFDKEHAIDLQNSAKDRAENLMIVDLLRNDISKVCRAGSVNVPSLFAIESFPAVHHLVSTVEGMLAQEFDGTDLLRGAFPGGSITGAPKIRAMEIIEELEPHRRSVYCGSVGYISACGKMDTNITIRTLLCENEKIHCWAGGGLVADSNVDSEYQETFDKVNKILPILK from the coding sequence GTGAAACAAGAAAATAACGCATCATACTTTACTACCCTGCTCGACTGTACAAATGGTTTAACACCTGAACAGTTATTTGAACACTGGGCCAATGATACCTGGGCATTTTGGCTTGACTCAGGCGATAGTGAGCATGTTGATTGTCATTATGACATTATGGTGTTTGACCCTGTTGTAACGCTAAAAACATCAATTAATTCAACCCGTATTCAATGGTTAGCATCAGATGAGCTAGAAATTTCTACTGATGATCCACTGCTGTTAGTTAAACACACTCTACAAAAAGTGTTCCCTGATAATGTTGAAGAACAGCAAGGCATCCCATTTTGTGGTGGTGCAGTCGGTTATTTTAGCTACGACTTAGGCCGTCGATTTGAAAAATTACCGGCAACAAGTTCTATTGATATTACTATGCCCGAAATGGCGGTAGGAATTTATAAATCGGCAATAGTTTATGATCGAACGACAAAGCAGTTTTGTTTAATAAGTTTTGAAAACAATTTAAAGCAACTGACTGAGCAGATAGAAACCAAACTGAGTGTTCAAAGCTCACAACTAGAAGAATTCAAACTTACTTCTGATTGGCGCTCAAACATGTCTAAACAACAATATTCCGATAATTTTTTTAAAGTACAAGATTATTTATTATCTGGTGATTGCTACCAAATTAATTTGGCACAGCGCTTTAGCGCCATGTATCAAGGTGAAGAGTTTAACGCCTACAAAAAGTTAAGGCACAGCAATAATGCTCCCTTCTCTGCTTTTATGCGTATCGAAGATGGTGTCATTTTAAGTGTTTCACCAGAGCGCTTCTTACAACTCAAACATCAAAAAGTGCAAACCAAGCCAATAAAAGGCACTCGGCCTCGTTCCAATATCAGCGATTTTGATAAAGAACATGCAATTGATTTACAAAATTCAGCCAAAGATAGAGCTGAAAACCTGATGATTGTTGATTTATTAAGAAATGATATATCAAAAGTTTGTCGAGCTGGCAGCGTCAATGTACCTTCGCTGTTTGCTATTGAAAGTTTTCCTGCTGTGCATCATTTAGTCAGTACCGTGGAAGGTATGCTGGCGCAAGAATTTGACGGCACCGATTTATTACGAGGCGCGTTTCCGGGTGGCTCTATCACTGGCGCACCTAAAATTAGGGCCATGGAAATTATTGAAGAGCTTGAACCACATCGCCGCAGTGTTTATTGTGGCTCTGTTGGCTATATTTCTGCGTGCGGAAAAATGGATACCAACATTACCATTAGAACCTTACTTTGTGAAAATGAAAAAATTCACTGTTGGGCCGGCGGAGGGTTAGTAGCAGATTCTAATGTAGACAGCGAATACCAAGAAACTTTTGATAAAGTTAATAAAATTCTACCTATACTAAAATAA
- a CDS encoding L-serine ammonia-lyase, with product MISVFDMFSIGIGPSSSHTVGPMRAANRFIDSLKQENVFNDVNRIKVELFGSLGQTGIGHGTGKAVILGLHGEAPESVAVEKIDSILETTVANEKIILNNETSISFPKSDAIVYHRRKTLPAHANAMTIFAFNGNNIVLEKTYYSIGGGFIVEDSEFEQEKDKALSLHANIERPYRFSSANELLELCKESGLSISSIMMANEKCLNSEAFIRAELVKIWKAMYACVDRGIKTEGILPGGLKVTRRAPSLFRLLTVEKNADPLQAMDWVNLFALAVNEENAAGSQVVTAPTNGAAGILPAVLCYYDKFVKPVSDEDCIRYLLTAAAIGILYKTNASISGAEVGCQGEVGVACSMAAGALTEILGGDPKQVENAAEIGMEHNLGLTCDPVGGLVQVPCIERNAMGSVKAINASRLAMRGTGTQKVSLDKVIKTMWETGNDMKTKYKETSRGGLAVNIIEC from the coding sequence ATGATCAGTGTATTTGATATGTTCTCCATTGGTATTGGACCATCCAGTTCTCATACTGTTGGACCAATGAGAGCGGCAAACCGTTTTATCGATTCATTAAAACAAGAAAACGTATTTAACGATGTAAATCGAATTAAAGTAGAGCTTTTTGGTTCACTTGGCCAAACAGGTATTGGTCATGGTACCGGTAAAGCGGTGATACTTGGTTTACATGGTGAAGCACCCGAGTCTGTAGCTGTAGAGAAAATAGACAGCATTTTAGAAACTACCGTCGCGAACGAAAAGATCATCTTAAACAATGAAACGAGTATTTCATTTCCAAAGTCAGATGCGATCGTATACCACCGTAGAAAAACCCTGCCCGCTCATGCAAATGCCATGACTATTTTTGCCTTTAATGGCAATAATATTGTCTTAGAAAAAACTTATTATTCAATTGGTGGCGGTTTTATTGTTGAAGATAGTGAGTTTGAACAAGAAAAAGATAAAGCCTTATCTTTGCATGCCAATATAGAACGTCCATATCGTTTCAGTAGTGCCAATGAGCTTTTAGAGTTGTGTAAAGAAAGCGGGTTAAGTATCAGCTCAATCATGATGGCCAATGAGAAGTGTTTAAATAGTGAGGCCTTTATTAGAGCTGAACTGGTTAAAATTTGGAAAGCAATGTACGCATGTGTTGACCGCGGTATTAAAACCGAGGGGATTTTACCAGGAGGCTTAAAAGTAACTCGCCGAGCTCCCAGCTTATTTCGCTTATTAACCGTAGAAAAAAATGCTGATCCGCTACAAGCTATGGATTGGGTAAACTTGTTTGCGTTAGCGGTGAATGAAGAAAATGCGGCTGGCTCGCAAGTTGTGACTGCACCGACAAATGGTGCAGCAGGAATATTGCCAGCAGTACTTTGTTACTACGATAAATTTGTTAAACCTGTATCCGACGAAGACTGTATTAGATATTTACTTACCGCTGCGGCAATAGGTATTTTATATAAAACCAACGCTTCTATCTCGGGCGCTGAAGTTGGCTGTCAAGGTGAAGTCGGTGTAGCGTGTTCAATGGCGGCAGGTGCATTAACAGAAATATTAGGTGGAGATCCTAAACAAGTAGAAAATGCCGCTGAAATTGGTATGGAGCATAACTTAGGTTTAACTTGTGACCCTGTAGGCGGTCTTGTACAAGTCCCTTGCATTGAACGTAACGCAATGGGCTCGGTTAAAGCAATTAATGCTTCTCGCCTAGCAATGCGCGGCACTGGCACTCAAAAAGTATCGCTTGATAAAGTAATAAAAACCATGTGGGAAACCGGCAACGACATGAAGACTAAATACAAAGAAACTTCTCGTGGTGGTTTAGCGGTTAACATCATCGAATGTTAA
- a CDS encoding CoA pyrophosphatase — MDKQQFLQRFSYHHLGDIESGYQHTGNLKHASVLIPLVQTKLGIEVILTKRAKHLKHHPGQISFPGGKVEARDINLTDTALREAEEEIGLYRKDVDIVGQLNDYHTITGFRITPIIGFIPQNYPFKIDQNEVEEIFSVPFPHFTNEKNHLNYQLKRQGVEHNIYFMPYLNYNIWGATAAILKDLVGHLK; from the coding sequence ATGGATAAGCAGCAGTTTTTACAACGTTTTTCCTATCATCACTTAGGAGATATAGAAAGTGGTTACCAACATACCGGTAACCTCAAACATGCCAGTGTTTTAATCCCACTAGTTCAAACTAAACTAGGCATAGAAGTTATATTAACCAAAAGAGCAAAGCACCTAAAACACCATCCTGGTCAAATAAGTTTTCCCGGCGGCAAGGTTGAAGCCCGTGACATTAATTTAACCGATACGGCATTACGCGAAGCGGAAGAAGAAATCGGCTTATACCGTAAAGATGTTGATATTGTCGGTCAGCTAAATGATTACCACACCATTACAGGGTTTAGAATTACCCCAATTATTGGCTTTATTCCCCAAAATTACCCTTTTAAAATTGACCAAAATGAGGTGGAAGAAATCTTTAGTGTACCGTTTCCTCATTTCACTAACGAAAAAAATCACCTTAATTATCAGCTCAAACGCCAAGGAGTTGAGCATAATATCTATTTTATGCCATATTTAAACTACAACATTTGGGGTGCTACCGCGGCAATTTTAAAAGATCTGGTTGGCCACCTAAAATAA
- a CDS encoding fumarate hydratase, translating to MTVIKQQDFIDSIEDALQYISFYHPIDFIQALEKAYNKEQSQAAKDAIAQILINSRMSAQGKRPICQDTGIVTCFVKVGMDVKWDNTDLTVQQMVDEGTRRAYLNPDNPLRASIVADPAGKRVNTKDNTPSVVHIDLVAGAEVEVMIAAKGGGSENKTKMVMLNPSDSIADWVVKTLPTMGAGWCPPGMLGIGVGGTAEKAGVLAKESLMDPVNIQELIERGPQNAEEELRLEIFERVNKLGIGAQGLGGLTTVVDVKINSVPTHAASKPVVMIPNCAATRHVHFHLDGSGPADLTPPKLEEWPEITWEVGENVRRVNVDDLKKADVSDWKTGETVLLSGTILTGRDAAHKRIQDMLAKGEELPVDFTNKFIYYVGPVDAIGDEAVGPAGPTTATRMDKFTEMMLAETGLLGTIGKAERGAATVECIKNHKSVYLMAVGGAAYLVSKAIKKAKVVAFEDMGMEAIYEFEVEDMPVTVAVDSTGESAHVTGPAIWQKKIEIIDAAKA from the coding sequence ATGACGGTTATTAAACAGCAAGATTTTATTGATAGCATTGAAGATGCATTGCAATATATATCTTTTTACCACCCAATTGACTTTATTCAAGCACTTGAGAAAGCATACAATAAAGAACAAAGCCAAGCTGCTAAAGATGCTATTGCGCAAATTCTAATTAACTCAAGAATGTCTGCCCAAGGTAAACGCCCAATTTGTCAAGATACCGGTATTGTTACCTGTTTCGTTAAAGTTGGTATGGATGTTAAATGGGACAACACAGACTTAACTGTACAACAAATGGTGGATGAAGGTACACGTCGTGCTTACCTAAACCCTGATAATCCACTACGTGCATCTATTGTTGCTGACCCTGCTGGTAAACGTGTTAATACTAAAGATAATACTCCGTCAGTTGTTCACATAGATTTAGTTGCCGGTGCAGAAGTTGAAGTGATGATCGCTGCTAAAGGTGGTGGTTCAGAAAACAAAACTAAAATGGTGATGTTAAATCCAAGTGATTCTATCGCGGATTGGGTAGTTAAAACTTTACCTACAATGGGCGCAGGTTGGTGTCCACCGGGAATGCTAGGTATAGGTGTTGGTGGTACTGCTGAAAAAGCTGGTGTACTTGCTAAAGAAAGCTTAATGGACCCGGTAAATATTCAAGAGCTTATTGAGCGTGGTCCACAAAATGCTGAAGAAGAGTTACGTTTAGAAATTTTTGAACGTGTTAATAAATTAGGCATTGGCGCACAAGGCCTTGGTGGTTTAACAACTGTTGTTGATGTGAAAATAAATTCAGTTCCAACTCATGCTGCATCTAAGCCTGTAGTAATGATCCCCAACTGTGCCGCAACTCGTCACGTACATTTCCATCTAGATGGTAGTGGTCCAGCAGACTTAACGCCACCTAAACTTGAAGAGTGGCCTGAGATCACTTGGGAAGTTGGTGAAAATGTTCGTCGTGTGAATGTTGATGATTTAAAGAAAGCAGATGTCAGTGATTGGAAAACTGGTGAGACAGTTTTACTTTCAGGTACCATCTTAACAGGTCGAGATGCTGCTCATAAACGTATTCAAGATATGTTAGCAAAAGGCGAAGAATTGCCAGTAGATTTCACTAACAAATTTATTTATTACGTTGGCCCAGTTGATGCTATTGGCGATGAAGCTGTAGGTCCAGCAGGCCCTACAACGGCAACACGTATGGATAAATTTACCGAGATGATGTTAGCTGAAACAGGACTTTTAGGCACCATTGGTAAAGCTGAACGTGGAGCAGCAACGGTTGAATGCATCAAAAACCATAAATCAGTTTATTTAATGGCTGTTGGTGGCGCAGCTTACCTTGTTTCTAAAGCAATCAAAAAAGCAAAAGTAGTTGCCTTTGAAGATATGGGAATGGAAGCTATCTATGAGTTTGAAGTAGAAGATATGCCTGTAACCGTCGCGGTAGATAGCACTGGTGAGTCAGCTCATGTTACTGGCCCGGCAATTTGGCAGAAAAAAATTGAAATAATAGACGCAGCAAAAGCCTAG
- a CDS encoding S9 family peptidase, with protein sequence MISKYLKIAVLTAIPLATSVSAEILTVEKLNSLNQVHNVKVSPDGSQLVYGIKKGQEKGTNHLWLQDVKSGAVSQLTSNKASESSVVWAKDGKGVYFLSGRSGKSQVWFMPTTGGEAVQLTDFPLSVEGFKLSSDEAKVALAFTVLPGCKTFKCSVDAFAAQAAKKHNTRAYDQLMVRHWDVWLDQFNSHLFVADLQKGKLTTDAVDLMADWNTDFAGMSQVSFNPNGKSVAFSAKVPGVDHAWTTNWDIFEVNLDSKEITNLTVDNKAWDAMPVYSADGRYLAYKAMKTPVYESDKFSLQVKDLRTKEVKDVAPLWDRSISSFQFGSDNRSVIAIAQDVGQQSIFEIDLQFGDVTPIYNQGYAGNVSIAGDALYFTRHNLGNPSDIFTINKDGYGFKQLTHVNKANLADIALGDFEQFKFKGWNNEDVHGYIVKPANFKEGEKYPIAFLVHGGPQGSFGNMFHYRWNAQLWAAQGYGVVMVDFHGSTGYGQAFTDSISHDWGGKPLEDLQKGMDYVTEKNAWLDRDNACALGASYGGYMMNWIMGNWSDGFKCIVNHAGLFDMKSFYNVTEELWFPEHDFGGPYWEKEEEYSKFDPSRFVDNWKMPMLVIQGELDYRVPYGQSLGAFTTLQRKGIDSRLVMFPDEDHHIRNPDNLKEWYREIFVWMEKYIKPANEK encoded by the coding sequence ATGATAAGTAAATACTTAAAAATTGCAGTGCTAACTGCAATCCCCTTAGCCACTAGTGTTAGTGCTGAAATTTTAACGGTAGAAAAACTTAACAGTTTGAATCAAGTACATAACGTGAAAGTATCACCTGATGGCTCTCAACTCGTATATGGCATTAAGAAAGGCCAAGAGAAGGGCACTAATCACCTTTGGCTGCAAGATGTAAAATCTGGCGCTGTAAGCCAACTAACCAGCAATAAGGCTAGTGAGTCTTCAGTAGTTTGGGCAAAAGATGGCAAAGGAGTTTACTTTCTGTCTGGCCGTAGTGGTAAAAGCCAAGTTTGGTTTATGCCAACAACTGGTGGTGAGGCAGTGCAATTAACTGATTTCCCACTATCGGTAGAAGGCTTTAAATTATCAAGTGATGAAGCAAAAGTGGCGTTGGCATTTACGGTTTTACCTGGTTGTAAAACATTTAAATGTTCAGTCGATGCATTTGCAGCACAAGCAGCAAAAAAACATAACACTCGTGCTTACGATCAATTAATGGTTCGTCACTGGGATGTTTGGCTTGATCAATTTAATAGCCATTTATTTGTCGCTGATTTACAAAAAGGCAAATTGACCACTGACGCTGTTGACTTAATGGCTGATTGGAACACTGATTTTGCTGGAATGAGCCAAGTTTCATTCAATCCAAATGGTAAAAGTGTCGCTTTTTCTGCAAAAGTACCAGGCGTTGATCACGCGTGGACAACTAACTGGGATATCTTTGAAGTAAACTTAGACTCAAAAGAAATTACAAACCTAACAGTAGATAACAAAGCATGGGATGCAATGCCTGTTTATTCTGCCGATGGTCGTTATTTAGCGTATAAAGCAATGAAAACCCCAGTGTATGAGTCTGATAAATTTAGCCTGCAAGTTAAAGACTTACGCACTAAAGAAGTAAAAGACGTGGCGCCTTTATGGGACCGCTCTATTTCTAGTTTTCAGTTTGGTAGTGATAACCGCAGTGTAATCGCAATTGCGCAAGACGTTGGTCAACAATCTATTTTTGAAATCGACTTACAGTTTGGTGATGTAACACCTATTTATAATCAAGGCTATGCGGGTAATGTTTCAATAGCTGGCGACGCATTATATTTTACTCGTCATAACCTAGGTAATCCGAGTGATATCTTTACCATTAATAAAGATGGTTACGGCTTTAAACAGTTAACACATGTGAATAAAGCTAATTTAGCTGACATTGCTCTAGGTGACTTTGAACAGTTTAAATTTAAAGGTTGGAACAACGAAGATGTTCACGGTTATATCGTAAAGCCGGCAAACTTTAAAGAAGGTGAAAAATACCCAATTGCATTTTTAGTACATGGTGGCCCACAAGGTAGCTTTGGTAATATGTTCCACTACCGTTGGAATGCACAGCTTTGGGCTGCACAGGGCTACGGTGTTGTTATGGTCGATTTCCATGGTTCAACCGGTTATGGGCAAGCGTTCACTGACTCAATCTCTCATGACTGGGGCGGTAAACCACTTGAAGATTTACAAAAAGGCATGGATTACGTTACTGAGAAAAATGCTTGGTTAGACCGTGATAATGCTTGTGCCTTAGGTGCATCATACGGCGGTTACATGATGAACTGGATCATGGGTAATTGGTCTGATGGCTTCAAATGTATCGTTAACCACGCCGGTTTATTTGATATGAAGAGCTTTTATAATGTGACTGAAGAACTGTGGTTCCCAGAGCATGATTTTGGTGGTCCATATTGGGAGAAAGAAGAAGAGTATTCAAAGTTTGACCCATCGCGCTTTGTTGATAACTGGAAAATGCCAATGCTAGTTATTCAAGGTGAACTTGATTACCGTGTACCTTATGGTCAAAGCTTAGGGGCGTTTACAACGTTACAGCGTAAAGGGATTGATTCTCGTTTAGTGATGTTCCCTGATGAAGATCATCATATTCGCAACCCTGATAATCTAAAAGAATGGTATCGAGAAATTTTTGTTTGGATGGAAA